The sequence GGGGGTGCGCCCTGTGCTGACGTATCTCATGCTGCTGGAGGAGGATGCCGACAAGGCCCGCTTCCAGCAGCTCTACGAACAATACCGGGGCCCCATGTACCGGACGGCGCTGCGTTATTTGAAGGACGAGGGCCGGGCCCAGGATGCGGTCCACGACGCCTTTGTAAAAATTGCTCTGCATTTTCAAAAAATTTCTGCGCTTTCCTGTATGGAAATGGGCTCCTACATCGTTACTATAGTAGAAAACCGCTGTATCGAGATCCTGCGCAAGGAAAAGCGGCGTCTGGACTGGGACGAGGACTGGGACATCCCCGCCCCCTCCGGCGCCGAGGACGAGGCGGGCTACCGCCGCCTGGTGGCCCTCGTGGACTCCATGCCGGAGACCTACCGGGAGGTCCTGACCCTGCGCTTTGTGCTGGAGTGGTCCAGCAAGGAGATCGCCCGGACCCTGGGCCTCTCTGTGGGGGCGGTCAACACCCGCATCTCCCGGGGGCGGGCCATGCTGATCCATCGGCTGAAGGAGGAGGGATACGATTATGACAGAACATGATTTTGACCCAATGCTCCGCGCCGCCCTCCTGGAGTCGGCCGCGAAGCGCTGGACCCTCGCCCTGGAGGACGGGCCGGAGCTGGTCTGGACGCCGGAGCGGGAGCGCCGGATGGCCCGACTGCTGGCCGACCCCTTCCGCCGGGCCAAACGGCACAGCCGTCCCCGGTGGCAGCGCTTTCTGGCCGCCGCCTGCCTGGCGCTGCTGTGTTCCCTTACCCTGTGGGGTCTGTATACCTCCAGCCCCACCGTGCGGGCCCGCGCGATCTGGAGCGCCGACGTAACGGAGGTGTGGTACGACGACCATGTGGAATTTACCTTCTTCCGCAAAGGGAACCCCGAACTGTCATATATGCGGCCCGGCTGGCTGCCGGAGGGATATGTCGAGACCTCGGCCAATGACTTGGGCCACAGATGGCACATCACCTATCAAAATGCAGCCGGTGAGCGGCTGGAGCTTAACTATGAAGTGCTGCACAGCGGTATGGTCCTGATGCTGGACAACGAGCACAGCAAGCGGGAATATGTGATGATCGGGAACTTGGGCGGTCAGCTTTTCCGCTCAAACACCGAAGGCTGGCCCAGTACCCTGCTGTGGTTCAGCGAGGCGGGGGATGTCCTTTTCATGCTGGACGGGGAGGCAGACCCGGACCTTCTGCTGCAAATCGCGGAGAGTGTGCCTGTCCGCTGATACCCAAAACTTTTTCGAAAAAGTTTTGAAAATCCTGTATGAAAATCATGTGCTCGTTCGTTACGAGGGTAGTAGGCCCCGCAGAGGGGCCCCATACGAAGGAGGAATGATTCCCATGAAGAGAAAAACGGCAAGATGCACCGCGCTGTCCCTGCTCCTGGCCCTGGCACTCGCCACGGCGGCCTTCGCCCGGTACAACGTTACCCGGGAGTGTACGCCCCGCCTTACCTTCTCCGGGACCACCGCCACCGCCGGCTTAGTTGTAAAGGCCCAGGCCGGCGCGTCCATCGAGGCCGACCTCACCCTGTACCGCCTCAATGGCTCCCGGCAGATCGAGGTGGCCTCCTGGAGTGAAAGCGGCGCCACCTCCCTGGCGTTCTCCGACACGGTGTCCTGCTCCCGGGGGTACGACTATCTGCTGGAGGTTGATGTCACTGTGGTAGGCGACGGCGGCAGCGACTACATCACCCAGTCGGCGTCGGCGTACTGTAGCTAACCAACCAACAACTCATTTTACTTATGAAAGGTGTGCGTTTTTATGAAGAAGTCCAAGAGGTTTTTCGGCTTTGCCTTGTCCGTTGCCCTGATGTGCTCCCTCACCACAGCCTTTGCCTTTCAGCCCGCATCGGTGGATACAACCTCAGCAGATAATGATGGGGTCCAACGCCGCGCCACCAGTTTTTCCTTTCAACTTGCTGCGAACGAGATGAAGCAATCCAGCGAGACTTACAATATCCAAGACGAGGATGCAACCCTTACTATCACATCCATGACATGGGATTTTGGCGCCCAGGAGCTTTTGGTCGGCTGGTATAATATAGATACCGGTGTGGACTACTTCGTCCGATTTACAGGCGGTGAAGTTTCAGACTTCGACATCAGTTCTTACCATCTTCCCGATGGGGACTACAGGGTATATGTAAAAAATAATGGTACTCGTGCGGTCACGGGTACGATACGATACAATGTGTCCCAGTAAATGCAGCAACTGCGACTAAGGTTGACGAGGCCACGCTGGATTCCGGGGCGATCGACGTGGGAGTGTGCACGTTTCTCGCCAGCCAATATGATATGTAAGAGGGAGGCAAACCATGAAAGTGATCCGCCAGGGCGTTCCGGCCCTGCTCTTGTCTCTGGCCATTCTCTCCGGCTCTGTCTGCCTGGCCTCCGGGGCGGAAGTCCAAACGGTCCGCGCCACGCTGTGGGATGCGTGGCCTATCACCGTGGACGAAACCCCCATCTGCACGGTCAACGAGTACGACCGCTTCCAATATCCGCTGGCCTACAACGGCTCCGTCTATATCCCGCTCCAAACGGTCAGCGATTGGCTGGGAGCCCGGTTCGACTGGGATGAGACCGCCAATACCGTGACCCTGACCAAGACCGGAGATCCCTATTACCGCCACTACACGCTGGACCAGCCCGCTCCATGGACGGAGGAAGAGCTCGCCCAATGTGACGCCGACAAGGCGGAGGGCGTAGAGATGGAGCTGCGGCCCGACATCCAAATCTATCTGGATGGAGAAAAGCAGACATTTACCGACGCTGCCGGGAACCGTATCCCCCCGGCAGCGTCCCGCGGCGTACTCCTTCTTCCGGTGCGCGGCGCGGCCCAGATGTGCGGGAAGGAGATCACCTATCTTCCCAGCAAGCCCGCCTCGCCGGGCGTCGAGGGAGGCTCCGTGACCGATTTCCCCCTGCTCTTTGAGCCGGTCCTCTCCGATGGCCGCGCCGCAAAGATCTTCCTGTACGACAAGCCGACAACGGCTCAACTGGACGGGGCGCAGGCGTTCCTCGACGAGGCTGAGCGGCTGATGTACGAGGGTCCTGTCAACGATCTGAGGGAACTTCTGGCCTGTGAGAGCCTGAGCGATGACGATTGTATTGCCCGTCTGCGCAGGATCGGCAACTATGCGGACGACTTCGCCCAACTGCCTCAGCCGGAGGCGGCATTTATGATCGCTCAGTATCGGGCCATCCTCACCAACGCGCAGGACCTGCGAACCTATGGTACGAATGAATTCATCTCCTCCGTCGAGCGCGGAGCGGCGCATTTTAATGATTTGAAAGGCGACAGCAGCTTTTCACGCATCATGACGCAAAAACTCTATCGGATGCGTTTCAGCATCGCGGAGGGCCTGCGTATGCTGGACGCCGTGCGGGCGCAGATACAGCAATGAGGCAGGGCGGGCCGTGTTCCGGTCCGGCCCGCCCCTCCTTTCCATGGTTCCCACAGCGCGGGCCTGCCGGTCACCCGGCGGGCCCGCGCTTTTTAAAAGTTTTTCAAAATCCTGTATGAAAATCATGTGCTCGTTCGTTATGAAAGTAGGAGGCCCCGCAGAGGGCCCCCATACGAAGGAGGATTGATTCCCATGAAGAGAAAAACGGCAAGATGCACCGTGCTGTCCCTGGTCCTGGCCCTGGCGCTCGCCACGGCGGCCTTCGCCCGGTACAACGTTACCCGGGAGTGTACGCCCCGCCTTACCTTCTCCGGGACCACCGCCACCGCCAGCTTAGTTGTAAAGGCCCAGGCCGGCGCGTCCATCGAGGCCGACCTCACCCTGTACCGCCTCAACGGCTCCCGGCAGATCGAGGTGGCCTCCTGGAGTGAAAGCGGCGCCACCTCCCTGGCGTTCTCCGACACGGTGTCCTGCTCCCGGGGTACGACTATCTGCTGGAGGTTGATGTCACTGTGGTAGGCGACAGCGGCAGCGACTACATCACCAAATCGGCGTCGGCGTACTGCGGGTGAGCCCTATGCCTTAAACCCTTCATGTTTTCTAGTTTTTAAGAATTGGAGGTTTTTTATGAAAAAGACATGTGTGATATCTATTGTTTTATGCCTAATTTC is a genomic window of Intestinimonas massiliensis (ex Afouda et al. 2020) containing:
- a CDS encoding RNA polymerase sigma factor, with the translated sequence MLTYLMLLEEDADKARFQQLYEQYRGPMYRTALRYLKDEGRAQDAVHDAFVKIALHFQKISALSCMEMGSYIVTIVENRCIEILRKEKRRLDWDEDWDIPAPSGAEDEAGYRRLVALVDSMPETYREVLTLRFVLEWSSKEIARTLGLSVGAVNTRISRGRAMLIHRLKEEGYDYDRT
- a CDS encoding DUF4367 domain-containing protein, whose translation is MTEHDFDPMLRAALLESAAKRWTLALEDGPELVWTPERERRMARLLADPFRRAKRHSRPRWQRFLAAACLALLCSLTLWGLYTSSPTVRARAIWSADVTEVWYDDHVEFTFFRKGNPELSYMRPGWLPEGYVETSANDLGHRWHITYQNAAGERLELNYEVLHSGMVLMLDNEHSKREYVMIGNLGGQLFRSNTEGWPSTLLWFSEAGDVLFMLDGEADPDLLLQIAESVPVR
- a CDS encoding stalk domain-containing protein, encoding MKVIRQGVPALLLSLAILSGSVCLASGAEVQTVRATLWDAWPITVDETPICTVNEYDRFQYPLAYNGSVYIPLQTVSDWLGARFDWDETANTVTLTKTGDPYYRHYTLDQPAPWTEEELAQCDADKAEGVEMELRPDIQIYLDGEKQTFTDAAGNRIPPAASRGVLLLPVRGAAQMCGKEITYLPSKPASPGVEGGSVTDFPLLFEPVLSDGRAAKIFLYDKPTTAQLDGAQAFLDEAERLMYEGPVNDLRELLACESLSDDDCIARLRRIGNYADDFAQLPQPEAAFMIAQYRAILTNAQDLRTYGTNEFISSVERGAAHFNDLKGDSSFSRIMTQKLYRMRFSIAEGLRMLDAVRAQIQQ